The Bacteroidales bacterium genome segment AGTGTATCGTATAAAATCACAAATAGACACGAAATCAGATAGTTTTCAAGCAAACGAAAAAGCTTTTAAGAGTCTTTTAGATACGTTTCGCGAAAGAACTGCCGCAACAACAGATAGGGAAAATGATCGTTCGGTATTAAAGCATAAAAAGCGTGGTAAACTATTGGCTCGTGAGCGGATAAACCTTTTAGTTGATCAGAATACTCCGTTTTTGGAATTATCTACTTTGGCAGCTAATGGCTTATATGAAAATCAATTTCCTTCTGCTGGAATTATTACAGGAATAGGCCTTATTCAAGGTAAAGAATCTATCATTATTGCTAATGATGCTACAGTAAAAGGCGGAACGTATATTAAAGAAACTATTCGCAAGCATGTTCGTGCGCAAGAAATTGCGATGGAAAATCATTTGCCTTGTGTTTATATGGTCGACTCCGGCGGAGCTTTTCTTCCGGATCAAGCCAATGTTTTCCCAGATCGTTTTGATTTTGGTCGTTTCTTTTACAATCAAGCACGAATGTCAGCTGCCGGAATTCCGCAAATAGCCATTGTTATGGGAAGTTGTACTGCTGGCGGAGCTTACGTTCCGGCTATGAGCGACGAAACCATTATTGTGAAAGAGCAAGGAACCATTTTTATTGGTGGCCCTCCTTTGGTGAAAGCTGCTACCGGCGAAGAAGTTACAGCCGAAGAATTGGGTGGAGCCGATGTGCATACCAGTATTTCTGGCGTTGCAGATCATTTTGCTGATGATGATAGACACGCAATTTCTATTTGTCGCAATATTTTTGAAACACTCGAAAATAAGGAAAGGCAAAAGCTTGATATTGTTGATGTTGAAGAACCCTATTACGACCCAAAAGAATTATACGGTATTGCACCTGTAGATTTAAAAAAGGCTGTTGATGCGCGTGAGATTATTGCTCGTATTGTTGATGGTAGCCGATTTCAGGAATTTAAAGCGCGTTATGCCCCAACCATTATTACGGGTTTTGCTCATATAATGGGATTTCCCGTAGGGATTATTGCCAATAATGGCGTGTTATTTTCTGAAACTTCTTTAAAAGGAGCACATTTTATAGAGCTCTGTACAAGTCGGAATATCCCAATTATTTTCTTGCAAAATATTACAGGTTTTATCGTTGGT includes the following:
- a CDS encoding acyl-CoA carboxylase subunit beta, which gives rise to MYRIKSQIDTKSDSFQANEKAFKSLLDTFRERTAATTDRENDRSVLKHKKRGKLLARERINLLVDQNTPFLELSTLAANGLYENQFPSAGIITGIGLIQGKESIIIANDATVKGGTYIKETIRKHVRAQEIAMENHLPCVYMVDSGGAFLPDQANVFPDRFDFGRFFYNQARMSAAGIPQIAIVMGSCTAGGAYVPAMSDETIIVKEQGTIFIGGPPLVKAATGEEVTAEELGGADVHTSISGVADHFADDDRHAISICRNIFETLENKERQKLDIVDVEEPYYDPKELYGIAPVDLKKAVDAREIIARIVDGSRFQEFKARYAPTIITGFAHIMGFPVGIIANNGVLFSETSLKGAHFIELCTSRNIPIIFLQNITGFIVGKEYERKGIARDGAKLVHAVANANVPKFTVVIGGSFGAGNYAMAGRAYDPRLLFMWPNAKISVMGGEQAADVLIQVKKDQLKARGEEMPQEDIDKLKKSILEKYETEGSAYYSTARMWDDGIIDPVDTRKVLAMGIAMSLSKKWDETKYGIFRM